A single region of the Zootoca vivipara chromosome 2, rZooViv1.1, whole genome shotgun sequence genome encodes:
- the TVP23C gene encoding Golgi apparatus membrane protein TVP23 homolog C → MLRQDSSDDTEDVSLFDADDETSRRPKKAKIKHPIASFFHLFFRVSAIIVYLLCELLSSSYIACMVTIILLLSCDFWAVKNVTGRLMVGLRWWNQVDDDGKSHWVFEARKASAQTKKTASEAESRIFWLGLISCPLLWVIFAFSALFSFKVKWLAIVIMGVTLQGANLYGYIRCKVGSRKNLTSVATSYLGRQLLRQTVPKEEQAVS, encoded by the exons ATGTTGCGGCAG GACAGTAGTGATGACACAGAAGATGTGTCACTCTTTGATGCTGATGATGAAACCTCCAGGAGGCCGAAGAAAGCAAAGATCAA ACATCCGATAGCCTCCTTCTTTCACTTGTTTTTCCGGGTCAGTGCAATAATCGTCTACTTACTCTGTGAATTGTTGAGCAGCAGCTATATTGCCTGTATGGTGACGATCATCCTACTTCTGTCATGTGACTTTTGGGCAGTGAAG AATGTCACAGGGAGGTTGATGGTAGGCCTCCGCTGGTGGAACCAGGTTGATGATGACGGCAAAAGCCACTGGGTGTTTGAAGCCAGGAAG GCATCTGCTCAGACGAAGAAAACAGCATCAGAAGCAGAGTCCAGAATCTTCTGGCTAGGGCTTATCAGCTGCCCTTTGCTCTGGGTGATTTTTGCCTTCAGTGCCCTGTTTTCTTTCAAAGTTAAGTGGCTG GCGATAGTGATAATGGGTGTGACATTGCAAGGGGCCAATCTGTATGGCTATATCCGGTGCAAAGTAGGCAGCAGGAAGAACCTGACCAGTGTGGCGACCTCTTATCTAGGCAGGCAGCTCCTGCGGCAG acTGTGCCCAAAGAGGAGCAAGCAGTATCTTGA